One region of Pyramidobacter sp. YE332 genomic DNA includes:
- the metG gene encoding methionine--tRNA ligase, whose amino-acid sequence MTEKNFYITTPIYYVNDVPHIGHAYTTIAADVMARYKRMDGCDVFFLTGTDEHGQKVSESAAKKGMTPQQLTDELAQNFRDLLPLIDASNDDFIRTTEARHVKVVQQIFKKLLDQGDIYKGTYKGWYCVPCETYVPEASQGENHTCPDCHRPLKEMEEESYFLRTSAYADRLLKFYEEHPDAIKPKVRYNEVVSFLRMGMKDQSISRTSVPWGIPVPGDEKHTIYVWFDALVNYLTACGYGSDEAKMKKFWPVVNHLVGKDIIRFHCIVWPIMLLALGLTPPACVYSHGWWTRDGEKMSKSKGNVVDPHEMVALYGSDVFRYFLLRQVTFGLDGDFSELALVQRVNSDLANDLGNLLSRTVTMIEKYRGGTVPAPAALEPLDAEVRDQALNAFAEYRAFMDNYQFDDALKALWSMIGRANKYIDETMPWKLGKDESLAARLDTVLATLAEELKLAALMLAPVMPKTAVKIWAQLGLNGDVKDQRFGDYRWGGMGEERPTVRRGEGVLYPRIDLDEWKKQAEARANAKKGLAADPGEHEPEISIDDFAKIELRVAQIVRAEPVPKSRSLYKLDLDLGYEKRVIVSSIKDFYTPEELEGRRIVVVANLKPAKMCGVMSNGMLLAAGSGAPHTPEEKLSLLAPVEDIPLGSRVH is encoded by the coding sequence ATGACTGAGAAAAATTTCTACATCACCACGCCGATCTACTACGTCAACGACGTGCCCCACATCGGGCACGCCTACACGACCATCGCCGCCGACGTCATGGCGCGCTACAAGCGCATGGACGGCTGCGACGTGTTCTTTCTGACCGGCACCGACGAGCACGGCCAGAAAGTCAGCGAGAGCGCCGCCAAGAAGGGCATGACGCCGCAGCAGCTCACCGACGAGCTGGCGCAGAACTTCCGCGACCTGCTGCCGCTCATCGACGCCAGCAACGACGACTTCATCCGCACCACCGAAGCGCGCCACGTCAAAGTCGTGCAGCAGATCTTCAAAAAACTGCTCGACCAGGGCGACATCTACAAGGGAACGTACAAAGGCTGGTACTGCGTGCCCTGCGAGACCTACGTGCCCGAAGCCAGTCAGGGCGAGAACCACACCTGCCCCGACTGCCACCGCCCGCTCAAGGAGATGGAGGAGGAGAGCTACTTCCTGCGCACCTCGGCCTACGCCGACCGGCTGCTCAAGTTCTACGAGGAGCATCCCGACGCCATCAAGCCGAAAGTCCGCTACAACGAAGTGGTCAGCTTCCTGCGCATGGGCATGAAAGACCAGTCCATCTCGCGCACCAGCGTGCCGTGGGGCATCCCCGTGCCCGGCGACGAGAAGCACACTATTTACGTCTGGTTCGACGCCCTCGTCAACTATCTGACCGCCTGCGGCTACGGCAGCGACGAGGCGAAGATGAAAAAGTTCTGGCCCGTCGTTAACCACCTCGTCGGCAAGGACATCATCCGTTTCCACTGCATCGTCTGGCCCATCATGCTGCTCGCCCTCGGCCTGACGCCGCCCGCCTGCGTGTACTCGCACGGCTGGTGGACCCGCGACGGCGAGAAGATGTCCAAGTCCAAGGGCAACGTCGTCGATCCGCACGAGATGGTCGCCCTCTACGGCTCCGACGTGTTCCGCTACTTCCTGCTGCGCCAGGTCACCTTCGGCCTCGACGGCGATTTCTCCGAACTCGCTCTCGTGCAGCGCGTCAATTCCGACCTGGCCAACGACCTCGGCAACCTGCTCAGCCGCACCGTCACCATGATCGAAAAGTACCGCGGCGGCACAGTGCCCGCGCCCGCGGCGCTCGAACCGCTCGACGCGGAAGTGCGCGATCAGGCTTTGAACGCCTTCGCCGAGTACCGCGCCTTCATGGACAACTATCAGTTCGACGACGCTCTCAAGGCCCTGTGGAGCATGATCGGCCGCGCCAACAAATACATCGACGAAACCATGCCGTGGAAGCTCGGCAAGGACGAGTCGCTGGCCGCCCGCCTCGACACCGTGCTGGCCACGCTGGCCGAAGAGCTCAAGCTGGCCGCGCTGATGCTGGCCCCCGTGATGCCCAAGACCGCCGTCAAGATCTGGGCGCAGCTCGGCCTGAACGGCGACGTGAAAGACCAGCGCTTCGGCGACTACCGCTGGGGCGGCATGGGCGAAGAACGCCCGACCGTCCGCCGCGGCGAAGGCGTGCTCTATCCCCGCATCGACCTCGACGAGTGGAAGAAACAGGCCGAAGCGCGCGCCAACGCCAAAAAAGGCCTTGCCGCCGACCCCGGCGAACACGAGCCGGAGATCTCCATCGACGACTTCGCCAAGATCGAGCTGCGCGTCGCGCAGATCGTCCGCGCCGAGCCCGTCCCCAAGTCGCGCTCGCTCTACAAGCTCGATCTCGACCTCGGCTACGAGAAGCGCGTGATCGTATCCAGCATCAAGGATTTCTACACGCCCGAGGAGCTGGAAGGCCGCCGCATCGTCGTCGTCGCCAACCTCAAGCCCGCCAAGATGTGCGGCGTCATGAGCAACGGCATGCTGCTCGCCGCCGGTTCCGGCGCGCCCCACACGCCTGAGGAAAAACTCTCGCTGCTCGCCCCCGTGGAGGACATCCCGCTGGGCAGCCGCGTGCATTGA
- the rsmI gene encoding 16S rRNA (cytidine(1402)-2'-O)-methyltransferase, giving the protein MPLILIPTPIGNMGDITLRALEELKSADLIACEDTRHSGLLLSRYGVKRPLLSYQKFNEQARVDELLARLAKGEKVAVISDAGTPGMSDPGSVILKAAVEAGLPVDVLPGATAFVPAVLLSGLTPQPFSFVGFLSDQKGERVAALQKLQGHPYTMVFYLSPHKAAKQLEDFLAVLGDRRAALVREISKVYQEARRGALSEILASVAEGVKGELVLVVEGRAAEEAPSDGDWQPEALRLRAEGLPVKRIAAELAERFGAPKNKIKSWLLEQKS; this is encoded by the coding sequence ATGCCGCTGATCCTGATCCCCACGCCCATCGGCAATATGGGCGACATCACGCTGCGCGCGCTGGAAGAACTGAAATCCGCCGACCTGATCGCCTGCGAGGACACGCGCCACAGCGGCCTGCTGCTGAGCCGCTACGGCGTCAAGCGGCCGCTGCTGAGCTATCAGAAGTTCAACGAGCAGGCGCGCGTGGACGAGCTGCTGGCGCGCCTCGCCAAGGGCGAGAAAGTCGCCGTGATCAGCGACGCCGGCACGCCCGGCATGTCCGACCCCGGCTCCGTTATTTTGAAAGCCGCCGTCGAGGCCGGACTGCCCGTCGACGTTCTGCCCGGCGCCACGGCGTTCGTGCCCGCCGTGCTGCTGTCGGGGCTGACGCCGCAGCCGTTCTCGTTCGTCGGTTTCCTTTCCGATCAAAAGGGCGAGCGCGTCGCCGCGCTGCAAAAACTGCAAGGCCATCCCTACACGATGGTCTTTTACCTTTCACCGCACAAGGCCGCGAAACAGCTCGAAGACTTCCTCGCCGTGCTCGGCGATCGCCGCGCCGCGCTGGTGCGCGAAATCAGCAAAGTCTATCAGGAAGCGCGCCGCGGCGCGCTCTCCGAGATCCTCGCTTCGGTGGCCGAGGGCGTGAAGGGCGAGCTGGTCCTCGTCGTCGAGGGGCGCGCCGCGGAAGAAGCGCCGTCCGACGGCGACTGGCAGCCGGAGGCGCTGCGGTTGCGCGCCGAAGGGCTTCCCGTGAAGCGGATCGCCGCAGAGCTTGCGGAGCGTTTCGGCGCGCCGAAGAACAAAATCAAATCGTGGTTGCTCGAGCAGAAGAGCTGA
- a CDS encoding methyltransferase domain-containing protein has translation MELERGKDIPPVDGEAILYGFLRLRQPDVGPRVNMDTVLLAGFARPRAGERVLELGCAHGGVSLILAKRFPQSRFEGLDVQPRLIELARENAARNGLTANALFQTGDLREHRRLYGHQSFDAVVVNPPYEDSGFGRRAEAATNRLARQGEMCSLADVCDAARFLLKNGGRLYMVMRALRLAETLALLRARSLEPRELLMVHPAPGKNASVFLVEARRSGGTAVTVPPPLFIYDEKGEYTPELMRFYAPEPPLP, from the coding sequence ATGGAACTAGAGCGCGGAAAAGATATCCCGCCGGTGGACGGCGAGGCGATCCTGTACGGATTTCTGCGCCTGCGCCAGCCCGACGTAGGGCCGCGCGTCAACATGGACACGGTGCTGCTGGCCGGCTTCGCCCGGCCGCGCGCCGGAGAGCGCGTGCTCGAACTGGGCTGCGCCCACGGCGGCGTTTCGCTGATCCTGGCCAAACGCTTCCCGCAAAGCCGTTTCGAGGGGCTCGACGTTCAGCCGCGGCTGATCGAACTGGCGCGGGAAAACGCCGCGCGCAACGGCCTGACGGCCAACGCGCTCTTTCAGACGGGCGACCTGCGCGAGCACCGACGCCTCTACGGACACCAGAGCTTCGACGCGGTCGTCGTCAATCCGCCCTACGAAGATTCCGGCTTCGGCCGCCGCGCCGAGGCGGCGACGAACCGGCTGGCCCGCCAGGGCGAGATGTGCTCGCTCGCCGACGTGTGCGACGCGGCGCGCTTCCTGCTGAAAAACGGCGGCCGCCTGTACATGGTCATGCGCGCGCTGCGCCTGGCCGAGACGCTGGCGCTGCTGCGGGCGCGCAGCCTCGAACCGCGCGAACTGCTGATGGTCCACCCCGCGCCGGGCAAAAACGCCTCCGTGTTCCTCGTCGAAGCGCGGCGCAGCGGCGGAACGGCCGTGACCGTGCCGCCGCCGCTGTTCATTTACGACGAAAAGGGCGAGTACACGCCCGAGCTGATGCGCTTTTACGCCCCCGAACCGCCGCTGCCGTAA